From Homo sapiens chromosome 6, GRCh38.p14 Primary Assembly, the proteins below share one genomic window:
- the RRP36 gene encoding ribosomal RNA processing protein 36 homolog isoform 2 (isoform 2 is encoded by transcript variant 2): protein MPGANYRAGAGAGAGARRPRGARDREEDGGGLEPAAVARDLLRGTSNMSFEELLELQSQVGTKTYKQLVAGNSPKKQASRPPIQNACVADKHRPLEMSAKIRVPFLRQVVPISKKVARDPRFDDLSGEYNPEVFDKTYQFLNDIRAKEKELKKHLSGEEHEKLQQLLQRMEQQEMAQQERKQQQELHLALKQERRAQAQQGHRPYFLKKSEQRQLALAEKFKELKRSKKLENFLSRKRRRNAGKDRRHLPLSKE from the exons ATGCCGGGAGCTAACTACCgcgccggggccggggccggggccggggcccgACGTCCCCGCGGGGCCCGGGACCGCGAGGAGGACGGCGGGGGCCTGGAGCCCGCGGCCGTGGCCCGCGACCTATTGAGGG GCACATCTAACATGTCATTTGAGGAGCTGTTGGAATTGCAGAGCCAAGTGGGGACTAAGACGTACAAACAATTGGTAGCTGGAAATAGTCCTAAGAAACAAGCTTCTAGACCACCTATCCAAAATGCATGTGTTGCAGATAAGCACAG GCCTCTGGAAATGTCAGCCAAGATCCGAGTACCATTTTTACGTCAGGTTGTTCCCATTAGTAAAAAG GTAGCCCGGGACCCTCGCTTTGATGATCTGTCAGGGGAATATAATCCTGAGGTGTTTGACAAAACATACCAATTCTTGAATGACATCCGAGCGAAAGAGAAAGAG TTGAAGAAGCACCTTTCAGGAGAGGAGCATGAGAAACTGCAGCAACTGCTTCAGCGAATG GAGCAGCAAGAAATGGCACAGCAGGAACGAAAGCAACAGCAGGAgctgcacctggccctgaagCAAGAACGTCGGGCTCAGGCCCAGCAGGGCCATCGGCCATACTTCCTGAAAAAAT CTGAGCAGCGCCAGTTGGCACTAGCTGAGAAGTTCAAGGAGCTGAAACGCAGCAAGAAATTGGAGAACTTCTTGAGTCGAAAGAGGCGACGAAATGCAGGCAAGGACAGGAGACATCTCCCTTTGAGCAAAGAGTAA
- the RRP36 gene encoding ribosomal RNA processing protein 36 homolog isoform 1 (isoform 1 is encoded by transcript variant 1): MPGANYRAGAGAGAGARRPRGARDREEDGGGLEPAAVARDLLRGTSNMSFEELLELQSQVGTKTYKQLVAGNSPKKQASRPPIQNACVADKHRPLEMSAKIRVPFLRQVVPISKKVARDPRFDDLSGEYNPEVFDKTYQFLNDIRAKEKELVKKQLKKHLSGEEHEKLQQLLQRMEQQEMAQQERKQQQELHLALKQERRAQAQQGHRPYFLKKSEQRQLALAEKFKELKRSKKLENFLSRKRRRNAGKDRRHLPLSKE; the protein is encoded by the exons ATGCCGGGAGCTAACTACCgcgccggggccggggccggggccggggcccgACGTCCCCGCGGGGCCCGGGACCGCGAGGAGGACGGCGGGGGCCTGGAGCCCGCGGCCGTGGCCCGCGACCTATTGAGGG GCACATCTAACATGTCATTTGAGGAGCTGTTGGAATTGCAGAGCCAAGTGGGGACTAAGACGTACAAACAATTGGTAGCTGGAAATAGTCCTAAGAAACAAGCTTCTAGACCACCTATCCAAAATGCATGTGTTGCAGATAAGCACAG GCCTCTGGAAATGTCAGCCAAGATCCGAGTACCATTTTTACGTCAGGTTGTTCCCATTAGTAAAAAG GTAGCCCGGGACCCTCGCTTTGATGATCTGTCAGGGGAATATAATCCTGAGGTGTTTGACAAAACATACCAATTCTTGAATGACATCCGAGCGAAAGAGAAAGAG CTTGTGAAAAAACAGTTGAAGAAGCACCTTTCAGGAGAGGAGCATGAGAAACTGCAGCAACTGCTTCAGCGAATG GAGCAGCAAGAAATGGCACAGCAGGAACGAAAGCAACAGCAGGAgctgcacctggccctgaagCAAGAACGTCGGGCTCAGGCCCAGCAGGGCCATCGGCCATACTTCCTGAAAAAAT CTGAGCAGCGCCAGTTGGCACTAGCTGAGAAGTTCAAGGAGCTGAAACGCAGCAAGAAATTGGAGAACTTCTTGAGTCGAAAGAGGCGACGAAATGCAGGCAAGGACAGGAGACATCTCCCTTTGAGCAAAGAGTAA